In Anguilla rostrata isolate EN2019 chromosome 1, ASM1855537v3, whole genome shotgun sequence, a genomic segment contains:
- the emilin1b gene encoding EMILIN-1b — protein MSASLGMAGTVPYFLLVALTLSEGGWSGSYPQRYNLYAGQAQSLSQTQNGARAASRHRNWCAYVVTRTVSCVVEDGVETYVKPDYQPCSWGQVQCPRVVTYRTYMRPKYKVAYKMVTEMEWRCCHGYSGDDCNEGMTQIGTARPWPKPSNPGQTGSGTGSGQIGGDGRGDSDKMKQLEDKISSLTKDLHDLQSTLRGMNEKFQEEMRKPGFGGRTPADSAQPEMKQTIHSIQAKLDQLDNRTQAHDRTLLNISNHLVNGNGNSNSVEGGVGGGQWNTLKEEVLRELEHRVSLSCSSCQSGVEDLRRQQLEDRERIRALEKLVNSVDQRHRVMLDSLRKDVSRSQSCCSSLVDVGHRLDQVEKKITSASEAYDIIQVRLDKQFPGTSGGGAGGGTLVTEDKFDGRLHDLERRLNSTIQKAEQTCGNTGADLKDTFGRDLINIRNEVNGQHNRITSVEEDGRILKDTISDHGDRLARLENTTNHLNRKLSTCLESCGRGPGQGVTETENEVKSLQWKVIANQHEIKTFDTRLKDLSVSGDSLMDKVQDLGHEVRKIKALTGENGEHFNRIVTEIETLGERVEDCDACGSLRNDLGTLRNSTRHILNKLRADIDRVSDQMDSDGTSCSQVCSNLQEEVGKLKEEVERCTGQCSIGSGGPGEAGGDPDPQKPLDGHSVIGGASDETLRSIQGELSEVILTFSSVNDTLRGLEDTVQKHDSTITDLSNTKDRIFLEIDKIQQEMTRHVEDSRGRIDHIDREIRRFTNNLVVEMGDCRRSTDGLEKRISKVEDVCGRLDSVSDGLQKIKDGLNKHVTGLWGCVNDLNATVTTHGGLIEDIRGTQLDVVHGKIKFLNSSVLRILNDFDHFSKQDFVGPRGPPGPKGETGHQGPPGPKGPPGREGPTGKNGVEGPRGPPGLRGERGMPGADANVPRLSFSAALTNQHDNPGTIVFNKVFVNQGDFYNPQTGIFTAPLDGRYFFSAVLTGRKNEKIEAVLSKSNYGVARADSAGYQPEGLEHKPVAETKPTPGSLVVFNIILPLQVGDTICVDLVMGKLAHSVEPLTFFSGMLLYEDV, from the exons GTATAGGACGTACATGAGGCCCAAGTACAAGGTAGCCTATAAGATGGTTACTGAgatggagtggaggtgctgtcATGGGTACAGTGGAGATGACTGCAATGAGGGGATGACCCAAATCGGCACCGCCAGACCCTGGCCCAAACCTTCGAATCCAGGACAGACAGGCTCAGGCACAGGCTCAGGCCAAATTGGAGGAGACG GTAGAGGTGACAGTGACAAGATGAAGCAGCTGGAGGACAAGATCTCAAGCCTGACCAAAGATCTTCATGACCTACAGTCCACACTGCGGGGCATGAATGAGAAGTTTCAGGAGGAGATGCGGAAGCCGGGGTTTGGCGGCCGAACGCCAGCAGATTCTGCCCAGCCCGAAATGAAGCAGACCATTCACAGCATCCAGGCCAAGCTGGACCAGCTGGACAACAGGACCCAGGCACATGACAGGACGCTGCTCAACATTAGCAACCACCTGGTGAACGGCAACGGAAACAGTAACAGTGTGGAAGGTGGTGTAGGTGGTGGTCAGTGGAATACGCTGAAGGAGGAGGTGTTGAGGGAGCTGGAGCACAGGGTGTCCTTGTCCTGCTCCTCATGTCAGTCGGGTGTGGAAGACCTCCGGCGGCAGCAACTGGAAGACCGCGAGAGGATCCGTGCCCTGGAGAAGCTGGTGAACTCAGTAGACCAACGGCACCGAGTGATGCTGGACAGCCTGCGTAAGGATGTGTCACGCTCCcagagctgctgcagctcacTGGTTGACGTCGGCCATAGGCTTGACCAAGTAGAGAAGAAGATTACCTCAGCATCAGAGGCCTACGATATCATCCAGGTCCGTCTGGACAAGCAATTTCCAGGAACCAGTGGTGGTGGGGCTGGTGGAGGTACCTTGGTGACAGAGGACAAGTTTGATGGGCGCCTGCATGATCTTGAGAGACGGCTGAACAGCACGATACAGAAGGCAGAACAGACTTGTGGAAACACAGGCGCTGACCTGAAGGACACCTTCGGGAGGGACCTCATCAATATACGGAATGAAGTCAATGGCCAGCACAACAGGATAACCAGTGTGGAGGAGGATGGGAGAATCCTGAAGGACACCATCTCTGACCACGGAGACCGACTAGCCCGGCTTGAGAACACGACCAATCATCTCAACCGCAAGCTGAGCACATGCTTGGAGTCATGCGGGCGTGGGCCAGGGCAAGGTGTCACTGAAACCGAAAATGAGGTAAAGTCCCTGCAATGGAAGGTCATTGCCAACCAGCATGAGATCAAGACGTTTGACACTAGGCTGAAAGACCTTTCCGTCTCAGGCGACTCCTTGATGGACAAAGTTCAGGACCTTGGCCACGAAGTACGCAAGATCAAGGCTCTGACTGGAGAGAATGGCGAGCACTTCAACCGCATCGTTACTGAAATTGAGACCCTAGGTGAGCGGGTGGAAGACTGCGATGCCTGCGGCTCACTGAGGAATGATCTAGGCACCCTCAGGAATAGCACCAGGCACATTCTTAATAAGCTTCGGGCAGACATTGACAGAGTGAGCGATCAGATGGACTCAGATGGAACTTCCTGTTCCCAGGTGTGCTCGaacctgcaggaggaggtggggaagCTAAAGGAAGAGGTTGAGAGGTGTACAGGGCAGTGCAGCATTGGCTCAGGTGGACCTGGTGAGGCAGGTGGGGACCCCGACCCACAGAAGCCCTTGGACGGACACAGTGTCATCGGTGGTGCTTCTGATGAGACACTGAGGTCCATCCAAGGTGAGCTCTCTGAGGTCATACTGACCTTCAGCTCTGTCAACGACACCCTGAGGGGCCTGGAAGATACAGTGCAAAAGCACGACAGTACCATCACAGACCTGAGCAACACCAAGGACAGGATCTTCTTAGAGATCGACAAGATCCAGCAAGAGATGACACGGCACGTGGAGGATAGCCGCGGTCGCATTGACCACATTGACCGTGAGATCCGACGTTTCACAAACAACCTCGTGGTGGAGATGGGTGACTGCCGGAGATCTACAGACGGGCTGGAGAAGAGGATCTCCAAGGTGGAAGATGTCTGTGGTAGGCTGGATTCAGTGTCAGATGGCCTGCAGAAGATCAAGGATGGTCTGAACAAACATGTGACTGGTCTCTGGGGCTGTGTCAATGATCTTAATGCCACCGTCACCACACATGGAGGGCTCATCGAAGACATCCGGGGCACGCAACTGGATGTTGTCCACGGCAAAATAAAGTTTCTCAACTCCTCTGTGCTACGCATCCTCAACGATTTTGATCATTTCTCCAAGCAGGACTTTGTTG GGCCACGTGGGCCCCCAGGTCCTAAAGGAGAGACAGGGCACCAGGGGCCTCCAGGGCCAAAGGGTCCACCAGGCAGAGAAGGACCCACTGGCAAAAATGGTGTGGAGGGCCCAAGGGGACCCCCAG gACTCAGAGGTGAACGTG GTATGCCGGGAGCCGATGCCAACGTGCCTCGACTGTCTTTCTCCGCTGCCCTTACAAACCAACATGACAACCCAGGAACCATAGTCTTCAACAAGGTGTTTGTCAACCAGGGAGATTTCTACAACCCACAAACTG GGATCTTCACGGCCCCGCTAGACGGGCGCTACTTCTTCAGTGCCGTCCTGACAGGCCGCAAGAACGAGAAGATCGAGGCGGTCCTGTCCAAGTCCAACTACGGCGTGGCGCGGGCAGACTCGGCCGGATACCAGCCTGAGGGCCTGGAGCACAAGCCCGTGGCCGAGACCAAGCCCACGCCAGGCTCCCTGGTCGTCTTCAACATCATCCTGCCGCTACAGGTCGGGGACACCATCTGCGTAGACCTGGTCATGGGCAAGCTGGCCCACTCCGTGGAACCACTCACCTTCTTCAGTGGGATGCTGTTGTACGAGGACGTCTGA
- the khk gene encoding ketohexokinase isoform X4 produces MGSLAPGPVADFVLADFRRYDIDVSLLAERAECSFPASVVISNVRTGSRTILHMNRFVRAWPGAMAGVRLSRRPSSGHGSARSRGNLPDVSAEDFSRVDLSQYKWIHWEGRNAEEQVKMIQRVEHYNSTLPEDKRITISVEIEKTREPLYQLFPYGDVVFVSKDVAKHFGFQTAADALRGLYGRVKKGAVLMCAWAEKGADAMGPDGAVVHSDAFPPEALVDTLGAGDTFNASVIFALSRGKSLQEALSFGCQVAGRKCGVHGYDDIVPQKQ; encoded by the exons ATGGGGTCTCTTGCACCTGGGCCCGTAGCAGA CTTCGTGCTCGCAGACTTCCGCAGGTACGACATCGACGTGTCTCTCCTGGCCGAGCGGGCCGAGTGCTCGTTCCCCGCCTCCGTGGTGATCAGCAACGTGCGGACTGGCAGCCGCACCATCCTCCACATGAACAGGTTTGTGCGGGCGTGGCCCGGGGCTATGGCGGGGGTACGGCTATCGCGTCGCCCCTCGTCCGGACACGGCTCAGCTCGGAGTCGTGG aaaccTGCCAGATGTTTCGGCAGAAGACTTCTCCAGGGTGGATCTGAGCCAGTACAAGTGGATCCACTGGGAG GGTCGGAATGCGGAGGAGCAAGTGAAAATGATCCAGCGGGTGGAGCATTACAACAGCACGCTACCAGAGGACAAGAGGATCACCATCTCCGTGGAGATAGAAAAGACCAGGGAGCCATTGTACCAGCTATTTCCATATGGAGATGTG gtgtttgtCAGTAAGGATGTGGCCAAACACTTTGGGTTCCAGACTGCAGCAGATGCACTGAGGGGTCTCTATGGTAGAGTGAAGAAGGG GGCGGTGCTAATGTGCGCCTGGGCGGAGAAAGGGGCAGATGCCATGGGCCCAGACGGAGCGGTCGTCCACTCGGACGCCTTCCCTCCGGAGGCCCTCGTGGACACGCTCGGGGCAGGCGACACCTTCAACGCGTCCGTCATCTTCGCCCTCTCCCGCG GGAAAagcctgcaggaggcgctgtcGTTCGGCTGCCAGGTCGCTGGGAGGAAGTGCGGTGTCCATGGATACGATGACATCGTGCCACAGAAACAGtaa
- the khk gene encoding ketohexokinase isoform X1 has protein sequence MGDKKILCIGLVCLDIINVVDKYPEEDTDSRCLSQRWQRGGNASNSCTVLSILGAPCAFMGSLAPGPVADFVLADFRRYDIDVSLLAERAECSFPASVVISNVRTGSRTILHMNRFVRAWPGAMAGVRLSRRPSSGHGSARSRGNLPDVSAEDFSRVDLSQYKWIHWEGRNAEEQVKMIQRVEHYNSTLPEDKRITISVEIEKTREPLYQLFPYGDVVFVSKDVAKHFGFQTAADALRGLYGRVKKGAVLMCAWAEKGADAMGPDGAVVHSDAFPPEALVDTLGAGDTFNASVIFALSRGKSLQEALSFGCQVAGRKCGVHGYDDIVPQKQ, from the exons ATGGGAGACAAAAAGATTTTGTGCATCGGATTAGTATGTTTGGACATCATCAATGTTGTGGACAAGTACCCGGAAGAGGACACGGACAGCAG gtgtttgtctCAGCGTTGGCAGAGGGGTGGAAATGCGTCAAACTCGTGCACCGTCCTCTCCATTCTCGGGGCTCCGTGCGCCTTCATGGGGTCTCTTGCACCTGGGCCCGTAGCAGA CTTCGTGCTCGCAGACTTCCGCAGGTACGACATCGACGTGTCTCTCCTGGCCGAGCGGGCCGAGTGCTCGTTCCCCGCCTCCGTGGTGATCAGCAACGTGCGGACTGGCAGCCGCACCATCCTCCACATGAACAGGTTTGTGCGGGCGTGGCCCGGGGCTATGGCGGGGGTACGGCTATCGCGTCGCCCCTCGTCCGGACACGGCTCAGCTCGGAGTCGTGG aaaccTGCCAGATGTTTCGGCAGAAGACTTCTCCAGGGTGGATCTGAGCCAGTACAAGTGGATCCACTGGGAG GGTCGGAATGCGGAGGAGCAAGTGAAAATGATCCAGCGGGTGGAGCATTACAACAGCACGCTACCAGAGGACAAGAGGATCACCATCTCCGTGGAGATAGAAAAGACCAGGGAGCCATTGTACCAGCTATTTCCATATGGAGATGTG gtgtttgtCAGTAAGGATGTGGCCAAACACTTTGGGTTCCAGACTGCAGCAGATGCACTGAGGGGTCTCTATGGTAGAGTGAAGAAGGG GGCGGTGCTAATGTGCGCCTGGGCGGAGAAAGGGGCAGATGCCATGGGCCCAGACGGAGCGGTCGTCCACTCGGACGCCTTCCCTCCGGAGGCCCTCGTGGACACGCTCGGGGCAGGCGACACCTTCAACGCGTCCGTCATCTTCGCCCTCTCCCGCG GGAAAagcctgcaggaggcgctgtcGTTCGGCTGCCAGGTCGCTGGGAGGAAGTGCGGTGTCCATGGATACGATGACATCGTGCCACAGAAACAGtaa
- the khk gene encoding ketohexokinase isoform X5, with protein MGDKKILCIGLVCLDIINVVDKYPEEDTDSSFITADFVRRGVDISGVAWQKEGETPCACCVVCPISGTRTVVLFDTNLPDVSAEDFSRVDLSQYKWIHWEGRNAEEQVKMIQRVEHYNSTLPEDKRITISVEIEKTREPLYQLFPYGDVVFVSKDVAKHFGFQTAADALRGLYGRVKKGAVLMCAWAEKGADAMGPDGAVVHSDAFPPEALVDTLGAGDTFNASVIFALSRGKSLQEALSFGCQVAGRKCGVHGYDDIVPQKQ; from the exons ATGGGAGACAAAAAGATTTTGTGCATCGGATTAGTATGTTTGGACATCATCAATGTTGTGGACAAGTACCCGGAAGAGGACACGGACAGCAG tTTCATAACGGCCGATTTTGTGCGTCGTGGGGTGGACATTTCGGGTGTGGCGTGGCAGAAGGAGGGGGAGACCCCGTGTGcttgctgtgtggtgtgtccCATCAGCGGCACCCGCACAGTCGTTCTCTTTGACAC aaaccTGCCAGATGTTTCGGCAGAAGACTTCTCCAGGGTGGATCTGAGCCAGTACAAGTGGATCCACTGGGAG GGTCGGAATGCGGAGGAGCAAGTGAAAATGATCCAGCGGGTGGAGCATTACAACAGCACGCTACCAGAGGACAAGAGGATCACCATCTCCGTGGAGATAGAAAAGACCAGGGAGCCATTGTACCAGCTATTTCCATATGGAGATGTG gtgtttgtCAGTAAGGATGTGGCCAAACACTTTGGGTTCCAGACTGCAGCAGATGCACTGAGGGGTCTCTATGGTAGAGTGAAGAAGGG GGCGGTGCTAATGTGCGCCTGGGCGGAGAAAGGGGCAGATGCCATGGGCCCAGACGGAGCGGTCGTCCACTCGGACGCCTTCCCTCCGGAGGCCCTCGTGGACACGCTCGGGGCAGGCGACACCTTCAACGCGTCCGTCATCTTCGCCCTCTCCCGCG GGAAAagcctgcaggaggcgctgtcGTTCGGCTGCCAGGTCGCTGGGAGGAAGTGCGGTGTCCATGGATACGATGACATCGTGCCACAGAAACAGtaa
- the khk gene encoding ketohexokinase isoform X3 produces the protein MGDKKILCIGLVCLDIINVVDKYPEEDTDSRCLSQRWQRGGNASNSCTVLSILGAPCAFMGSLAPGPVADFITADFVRRGVDISGVAWQKEGETPCACCVVCPISGTRTVVLFDTNLPDVSAEDFSRVDLSQYKWIHWEGRNAEEQVKMIQRVEHYNSTLPEDKRITISVEIEKTREPLYQLFPYGDVVFVSKDVAKHFGFQTAADALRGLYGRVKKGAVLMCAWAEKGADAMGPDGAVVHSDAFPPEALVDTLGAGDTFNASVIFALSRGKSLQEALSFGCQVAGRKCGVHGYDDIVPQKQ, from the exons ATGGGAGACAAAAAGATTTTGTGCATCGGATTAGTATGTTTGGACATCATCAATGTTGTGGACAAGTACCCGGAAGAGGACACGGACAGCAG gtgtttgtctCAGCGTTGGCAGAGGGGTGGAAATGCGTCAAACTCGTGCACCGTCCTCTCCATTCTCGGGGCTCCGTGCGCCTTCATGGGGTCTCTTGCACCTGGGCCCGTAGCAGA tTTCATAACGGCCGATTTTGTGCGTCGTGGGGTGGACATTTCGGGTGTGGCGTGGCAGAAGGAGGGGGAGACCCCGTGTGcttgctgtgtggtgtgtccCATCAGCGGCACCCGCACAGTCGTTCTCTTTGACAC aaaccTGCCAGATGTTTCGGCAGAAGACTTCTCCAGGGTGGATCTGAGCCAGTACAAGTGGATCCACTGGGAG GGTCGGAATGCGGAGGAGCAAGTGAAAATGATCCAGCGGGTGGAGCATTACAACAGCACGCTACCAGAGGACAAGAGGATCACCATCTCCGTGGAGATAGAAAAGACCAGGGAGCCATTGTACCAGCTATTTCCATATGGAGATGTG gtgtttgtCAGTAAGGATGTGGCCAAACACTTTGGGTTCCAGACTGCAGCAGATGCACTGAGGGGTCTCTATGGTAGAGTGAAGAAGGG GGCGGTGCTAATGTGCGCCTGGGCGGAGAAAGGGGCAGATGCCATGGGCCCAGACGGAGCGGTCGTCCACTCGGACGCCTTCCCTCCGGAGGCCCTCGTGGACACGCTCGGGGCAGGCGACACCTTCAACGCGTCCGTCATCTTCGCCCTCTCCCGCG GGAAAagcctgcaggaggcgctgtcGTTCGGCTGCCAGGTCGCTGGGAGGAAGTGCGGTGTCCATGGATACGATGACATCGTGCCACAGAAACAGtaa
- the khk gene encoding ketohexokinase isoform X6, which yields MGDKKILCIGLVCLDIINVVDKYPEEDTDSRCLSQRWQRGGNASNSCTVLSILGAPCAFMGSLAPGPVAENLPDVSAEDFSRVDLSQYKWIHWEGRNAEEQVKMIQRVEHYNSTLPEDKRITISVEIEKTREPLYQLFPYGDVVFVSKDVAKHFGFQTAADALRGLYGRVKKGAVLMCAWAEKGADAMGPDGAVVHSDAFPPEALVDTLGAGDTFNASVIFALSRGKSLQEALSFGCQVAGRKCGVHGYDDIVPQKQ from the exons ATGGGAGACAAAAAGATTTTGTGCATCGGATTAGTATGTTTGGACATCATCAATGTTGTGGACAAGTACCCGGAAGAGGACACGGACAGCAG gtgtttgtctCAGCGTTGGCAGAGGGGTGGAAATGCGTCAAACTCGTGCACCGTCCTCTCCATTCTCGGGGCTCCGTGCGCCTTCATGGGGTCTCTTGCACCTGGGCCCGTAGCAGA aaaccTGCCAGATGTTTCGGCAGAAGACTTCTCCAGGGTGGATCTGAGCCAGTACAAGTGGATCCACTGGGAG GGTCGGAATGCGGAGGAGCAAGTGAAAATGATCCAGCGGGTGGAGCATTACAACAGCACGCTACCAGAGGACAAGAGGATCACCATCTCCGTGGAGATAGAAAAGACCAGGGAGCCATTGTACCAGCTATTTCCATATGGAGATGTG gtgtttgtCAGTAAGGATGTGGCCAAACACTTTGGGTTCCAGACTGCAGCAGATGCACTGAGGGGTCTCTATGGTAGAGTGAAGAAGGG GGCGGTGCTAATGTGCGCCTGGGCGGAGAAAGGGGCAGATGCCATGGGCCCAGACGGAGCGGTCGTCCACTCGGACGCCTTCCCTCCGGAGGCCCTCGTGGACACGCTCGGGGCAGGCGACACCTTCAACGCGTCCGTCATCTTCGCCCTCTCCCGCG GGAAAagcctgcaggaggcgctgtcGTTCGGCTGCCAGGTCGCTGGGAGGAAGTGCGGTGTCCATGGATACGATGACATCGTGCCACAGAAACAGtaa
- the khk gene encoding ketohexokinase isoform X2, with product MGDKKILCIGLVCLDIINVVDKYPEEDTDSRCLSQRWQRGGNASNSCTVLSILGAPCAFMGSLAPGPVADFVLADFRRYDIDVSLLAERAECSFPASVVISNVRTGSRTILHMNRNLPDVSAEDFSRVDLSQYKWIHWEGRNAEEQVKMIQRVEHYNSTLPEDKRITISVEIEKTREPLYQLFPYGDVVFVSKDVAKHFGFQTAADALRGLYGRVKKGAVLMCAWAEKGADAMGPDGAVVHSDAFPPEALVDTLGAGDTFNASVIFALSRGKSLQEALSFGCQVAGRKCGVHGYDDIVPQKQ from the exons ATGGGAGACAAAAAGATTTTGTGCATCGGATTAGTATGTTTGGACATCATCAATGTTGTGGACAAGTACCCGGAAGAGGACACGGACAGCAG gtgtttgtctCAGCGTTGGCAGAGGGGTGGAAATGCGTCAAACTCGTGCACCGTCCTCTCCATTCTCGGGGCTCCGTGCGCCTTCATGGGGTCTCTTGCACCTGGGCCCGTAGCAGA CTTCGTGCTCGCAGACTTCCGCAGGTACGACATCGACGTGTCTCTCCTGGCCGAGCGGGCCGAGTGCTCGTTCCCCGCCTCCGTGGTGATCAGCAACGTGCGGACTGGCAGCCGCACCATCCTCCACATGAACAG aaaccTGCCAGATGTTTCGGCAGAAGACTTCTCCAGGGTGGATCTGAGCCAGTACAAGTGGATCCACTGGGAG GGTCGGAATGCGGAGGAGCAAGTGAAAATGATCCAGCGGGTGGAGCATTACAACAGCACGCTACCAGAGGACAAGAGGATCACCATCTCCGTGGAGATAGAAAAGACCAGGGAGCCATTGTACCAGCTATTTCCATATGGAGATGTG gtgtttgtCAGTAAGGATGTGGCCAAACACTTTGGGTTCCAGACTGCAGCAGATGCACTGAGGGGTCTCTATGGTAGAGTGAAGAAGGG GGCGGTGCTAATGTGCGCCTGGGCGGAGAAAGGGGCAGATGCCATGGGCCCAGACGGAGCGGTCGTCCACTCGGACGCCTTCCCTCCGGAGGCCCTCGTGGACACGCTCGGGGCAGGCGACACCTTCAACGCGTCCGTCATCTTCGCCCTCTCCCGCG GGAAAagcctgcaggaggcgctgtcGTTCGGCTGCCAGGTCGCTGGGAGGAAGTGCGGTGTCCATGGATACGATGACATCGTGCCACAGAAACAGtaa
- the LOC135241657 gene encoding ankyrin repeat and EF-hand domain-containing protein 1-like has translation MKGLVAEGRLELMQVYKLLQCVRNRDKAQIEKMARLGVPNLINLSEPQEGLSSLHQAAEANDGNMINFLLAQGALPDLQDKAGCTPAMRAAKLGHYGIIELLGSKGADMKAVDLEGRGTVTVRVLQCVHMLNKVLTR, from the coding sequence ATGAAGGGACTGGTGGCGGAGGGGCGCCTGGAGCTGATGCAGGTGTACAAGCTGCTTCAGTGCGTGCGCAACCGGGACAAGGCCCAAATTGAGAAGATGGCCCGACTGGGGGTCCCCAACCTGATCAACCTCTCTGAACCCCAGGAAGGCCTCAGCTCCCTGCACCAGGCAGCCGAGGCTAACGACGGCAACATGATCAACTTCCTGCTCGCTCAAGGGGCCCTGCCTGACCTGCAGGACAAGGCGGGGTGCACCCCGGCGATGCGGGCCGCCAAGCTGGGTCACTACGGCATCATCGAGCTGCTCGGCAGCAAAGGGGCCGACATGAAAGCGGTGGACCTGGAGGGGAGAGGTACCGTCACAGTTCGGGTCCTGCAGTGCGTTCACATGCTCAACAAGGTGTTGACCAGATAG
- the ankef1b gene encoding ankyrin repeat and EF-hand domain-containing protein 1 has translation MCIDLLDKGADPDNADEETGRTALMGAARVGAVNLARAILQDYGKVNDIDNNKCHAAHFAAEGGFLEVLQLLSAYLADLGMVSANGNTPLHLAAAGGFAECCRFLAQRGCNPKLKNEEGLIARQIAKNFGNKAAMKEVKKAETLYGKYVEGGETNPNELWALTLHDWSYENEERLRNSFDMEEEQDDEESHEPVQVISKNTFLSVMTDGGAPVDAEKLEKIFAAHDKKREGKMNINDFFKGLEYLQKAFVSMSYGPKKKKAGKGGKGKKKKGKFVLPFPICVVPPDQAPRRSDGGPPHYMIEKYHHFTDTNRFSRDHPPAHPIVDDSAWYMKEPEKAFVDINHCVKRGDLESLSLALSQSVPVDVTDRFYKTPLMTACSSGNYQVAKFLIGQGADVNACDQFQWTPLHHACHAGQVSIIGLLVRSGADMDAVAMNGTTPLMRAIESCRPACVEHLLDAGANVHAQNSKEQNCLEIARAYGDQRIVYLVQTKLDDPNDIKEDKPQGTPATAQPKPSQDEAPASPRTLTPELGAKKPSRMDSVVFQNARIASGAVDRLDITYVPKKTWGPPVPNKEGQRKIQPRKADLEGASTSL, from the exons ATGTGCATCGATCTTCTGGACAAAGGAGCAGATCCAGACAATGCTGATGAG GAGACAGGCCGAACGGCCCTAATGGGAGCAGCAAGGGTGGGAGCCGTGAATCTGGCTCGGGCGATCCTCCAGGACTACGGCAAAGTCAACGACATCGATAACAACAAATGCCACGCTGCTCATTTTGCTGCTGAAGGGGGCTTTCTGGAG GTGCTTCAGCTTCTCTCGGCATATTTGGCTGACCTGGGCATGGTGTCAGCGAACGGGAACACGCCGCTACACTTAGCAGCGGCGGGCGGCTTCGCAGAATGCTGCAGGTTTCTCGCCCAGAGAG GTTGTAACCCCAAATTGAAGAATGAGGAGGGTTTGATTGCGCGACAGATCGCCAAAAACTTCGGCAACAAGGCAGCGATGAAGGAGGTCAAAAAGGCTGAGACGTTGTACGGGAAGTATGTCGAGGGCGGAGAGACCAACCCCAATGAGCTGTGGGCCCTGACTCTCCACGACTGGTCTTACGAGAACGAGGAGCGCCTGCGCAACTCCTTCGACATGGAGGAGGAGCAAGACGACGAGGAGTCCCACGAGCCCGTGCAGGTCATCTCCAAGAACACTTTCCTCTCCGTAATGACGGACGGTGGCGCGCCGGTCGACGCCGAAAAGCTTGAGAAGATCTTCGCTGCCCACGACAAGAAGCGGGAGGGCAAGATGAACATCAACGACTTCTTCAAGGGCCTGGAGTACCTGCAGAAGGCTTTCGTCTCCATGTCCTACGGCcccaagaagaagaaggctGGCAAAGGGGGGaagggaaagaagaagaaggggaaaTTTGTCCTGCCCTTCCCCATATGCGTGGTTCCGCCCGACCAAGCCCCACGACGGAGCGACGGCGGGCCGCCCCACTATATGATCGAGAAGTACCACCACTTCACGGACACCAACCGGTTCAGCCGCGACCACCCCCCGGCCCACCCCATCGTGGACGACTCGGCCTGGTACATGAAGGAGCCCGAGAAGGCCTTCGTGGACATAAACCACTGCGTGAAGAGGGGGGACCTGGAGTCGCTCAGCCTGGCCCTTTCCCAGTCCGTGCCCGTGGACGTCACGGACCGCTTCTACAAGACACCCCTCATGACTGCCTGCAGCAGCGGCAACTACCAGGTGGCTAAGTTCCTCATTGGCCAAGG GGCCGATGTGAACGCCTGCGACCAGTTCCAATGGACCCCGCTGCACCACGCCTGCCACGCGGGCCAGGTGAGCATCATCGGCCTGCTCGTCCGGTCGGGCGCGGACATGGACGCGGTGGCCATGAACGGGACCACGCCGCTCATGAGAGCCATCGAGAGCTGCCGGCCCGCCTGCGTGGAGCATCTCCTTGACGCTGGCGCCAATGTGCACGCTCAGAACAGCAAAG AACAGAATTGCTTGGAGATTGCAAGGGCCTATGGGGACCAGAGGATAGTCTACTTGGTGCAAACTAAGCTCGATGATCCTAATGACATCAAGGAAGACAAGCCGCAAGGAACACCGGCCACTGCCCAACCAAAACCTTCACAAGATGAG GCCCCTGCCTCCCCGCGCACTTTGACCCCTGAGCTGGGGGCAAAGAAGCCGTCGCGGATGGACAGCGTGGTGTTCCAGAACGCCCGCATTGCCAGTGGAGCCGTCGACAGGCTTGACATCACCTACGTGCCCAAAAAA ACGTGGGGCCCACCTGTCCCGAACAAGGAGGGGCAAAGGAAGATCCAACCCAGAAAAGCAGACCTGGAAGGGGCCAGTACATCActgtaa